In Leptospira langatensis, a single window of DNA contains:
- a CDS encoding alpha/beta fold hydrolase yields MSEHLWRTHPLAWKASGSFFEWKKKKLFYKISGEGEAILLLHGFPTSSWDWKDVWEGLSKKYKLFTFDYLGFGFSEKPKEGHYSIFEYADQAEYFLQEQGVKSVHLLAHDLGDTVAQELLARYREKLSGQRIGGPEIKSVFFLNGGIFPETHRPRAVQKLLNGPLGFLFSRLVNKTSFQKSFSEIFGPTTKPNKEELDGFWECVSNGGGKAIYHKLIRYMRERKSFRERWVGSILDSPVPFAFADGLVDPVSGKHVVERLKELRPNATVYEFQNIGHYPQTEAPDQVLKSYLNFRTIV; encoded by the coding sequence ATGTCGGAACACCTTTGGAGAACTCATCCCTTGGCTTGGAAGGCATCCGGCTCCTTCTTCGAATGGAAAAAAAAGAAATTATTCTATAAGATCTCAGGCGAAGGAGAAGCAATTCTTCTCCTACATGGATTTCCCACATCTTCCTGGGATTGGAAGGATGTCTGGGAAGGCTTATCTAAAAAATACAAATTGTTCACATTCGATTATCTGGGATTCGGATTTTCAGAAAAACCGAAAGAAGGACATTACTCTATCTTCGAATACGCAGACCAGGCGGAGTATTTTTTACAAGAGCAAGGCGTGAAGTCGGTGCATCTCTTGGCTCACGATCTGGGCGATACTGTCGCTCAGGAATTACTCGCGAGATACAGAGAGAAATTATCGGGGCAAAGGATCGGAGGTCCCGAGATCAAAAGTGTATTCTTCTTAAATGGCGGGATCTTTCCGGAAACTCATAGACCTAGAGCCGTGCAGAAATTATTGAACGGACCTCTCGGATTTTTATTCTCCCGTTTGGTAAATAAGACTTCTTTCCAAAAAAGTTTTTCGGAGATCTTCGGGCCGACTACGAAACCTAACAAGGAAGAGCTAGACGGTTTTTGGGAATGTGTGAGTAACGGCGGAGGAAAGGCGATCTATCATAAACTCATTCGTTACATGAGAGAACGCAAGAGCTTCCGAGAAAGATGGGTGGGCTCTATCTTGGATTCTCCGGTACCATTTGCATTCGCCGACGGGCTCGTCGATCCGGTGAGTGGAAAACATGTGGTAGAAAGATTGAAGGAGCTTCGACCCAATGCGACTGTTTACGAATTTCAGAATATAGGACATTATCCTCAAACAGAAGCTCCGGATCAGGTACTCAAATCTTATCTTAACTTTCGAACGATCGTTTAG
- a CDS encoding histone deacetylase: MGRRIAYNNPRFFDFVYDDFLCAAVDSLDSQSGVLFHSLTKESVLELFEITGVLSELKKRGYDPLQLDLSGSDDSYQRLTLTWQNEILVHVRLSIQEYRIRLNDYFFKEKYLVVNWLQTRHPKQASRDSSRLYPGQDVPGLGIFPEMSDMIGFLIISLRLNGAVIRPEYFHDAVLFSRKFHFLEPESKALYVALKKTFPKLSIRALSTLIQNGKVLDAKRGVIQWKPVEMIFFLEKTLNFFVFDRKFEKKVSKTLSTYKLSLVEGAEKELGLDP, from the coding sequence ATGGGTCGTCGAATAGCGTACAATAATCCTCGTTTCTTTGATTTCGTATACGACGACTTTCTCTGTGCAGCAGTTGACTCACTCGATTCCCAATCGGGAGTCTTATTCCATTCACTCACAAAAGAAAGCGTATTAGAGCTTTTCGAGATCACAGGCGTTCTTTCCGAACTGAAAAAGAGAGGATACGATCCTCTTCAACTGGATCTTTCCGGAAGCGACGATTCCTACCAAAGGCTAACTCTTACTTGGCAAAACGAGATCCTAGTACATGTGAGATTGAGCATCCAAGAATATAGGATCCGACTGAACGATTACTTCTTCAAAGAAAAATATTTAGTCGTCAATTGGTTGCAAACACGTCATCCGAAACAGGCGAGCAGGGATTCTTCTCGTTTGTATCCTGGACAAGACGTCCCCGGGCTCGGGATCTTTCCCGAGATGTCGGACATGATCGGATTCTTGATCATCTCTCTCCGACTGAACGGTGCGGTGATCCGTCCGGAATATTTTCATGACGCAGTACTCTTCTCCCGAAAATTCCATTTTTTGGAACCTGAATCCAAGGCACTCTATGTTGCTCTCAAAAAAACCTTTCCCAAGCTTTCGATCCGAGCCCTCTCTACTCTGATCCAAAACGGCAAGGTTCTAGACGCTAAGAGAGGGGTCATCCAATGGAAGCCGGTAGAGATGATCTTCTTCCTGGAGAAGACATTGAACTTCTTCGTATTCGATCGCAAGTTCGAGAAGAAGGTCTCGAAGACATTGAGCACTTACAAACTGAGTCTTGTGGAAGGTGCGGAGAAGGAACTAGGACTAGACCCTTAG
- a CDS encoding aldo/keto reductase produces the protein MGSKYTRKDFLNRLAASFVGTAMVDSFYRPLFTQTTGVARMLKRRIPKTGEEIPAIGLGTWQTLDVDPDPSSLAPLKEVLSEFLNTGGGIVDSSPMYGRSEEIFGILSKDIPEKEKRKFFLATKVWTRGEAAGKAQIEASFRKMKADKIDLFQIHNLLDTQTHLKTLRDLKDRAKIRYIGLTHFTSSAFPEMEKISIKEKPDFLQIPYSVITREAEQRILPFALENGIAVLVNRPFEEGGLFRKAKGKTLPDYFKEWDCNSFAQAFLKYLLSHPGVTAVIPATSKVSHLKDNMQAGLGRFPDAKERKVFLSNLLEALD, from the coding sequence ATGGGATCCAAATATACGAGAAAAGATTTCTTAAATCGATTGGCTGCTTCTTTCGTTGGAACGGCCATGGTCGACTCATTCTATCGTCCTCTCTTCACACAAACAACGGGAGTTGCAAGGATGTTAAAGAGAAGGATCCCAAAAACTGGAGAAGAGATCCCTGCAATCGGACTCGGTACTTGGCAGACATTGGATGTGGATCCGGACCCTTCTTCTCTTGCTCCTTTAAAAGAAGTCTTGTCCGAGTTTCTAAATACAGGTGGAGGAATAGTCGACTCTTCTCCTATGTATGGCCGTTCCGAAGAGATATTTGGGATCTTATCCAAAGACATTCCTGAAAAGGAGAAAAGAAAATTCTTTCTGGCAACTAAGGTTTGGACCAGAGGAGAAGCTGCCGGAAAGGCTCAGATCGAAGCCTCCTTTCGCAAGATGAAAGCGGACAAGATCGATCTATTCCAAATCCATAATTTACTCGATACACAAACTCATCTAAAAACATTGAGGGATCTGAAAGATAGGGCAAAGATCCGTTACATTGGCCTGACCCATTTTACTTCTTCCGCATTTCCCGAAATGGAAAAGATCTCTATCAAAGAAAAACCGGATTTCCTTCAGATACCTTATTCCGTAATTACCCGCGAAGCCGAGCAAAGGATTTTGCCTTTTGCTTTGGAAAATGGGATCGCAGTTCTCGTCAATCGCCCTTTCGAAGAAGGCGGACTCTTTCGTAAGGCAAAAGGAAAGACCTTACCGGACTACTTTAAGGAGTGGGATTGCAATTCTTTCGCACAGGCTTTCTTGAAATATTTACTCTCTCATCCTGGGGTAACTGCAGTGATTCCAGCGACTTCTAAAGTTTCTCATTTAAAGGACAATATGCAGGCAGGATTGGGCAGATTTCCGGATGCCAAGGAAAGAAAAGTTTTTCTTTCCAACTTACTGGAAGCCTTGGACTAA
- a CDS encoding PilZ domain-containing protein has product MDKRKQIRVVPFPKQPVQLQLMGNGFLEILLAQDVSEGGMAVKVPHKFDGYDIHSSVEMVVSLPGYKPFKAKGKIKHLSASREAEGFFGLQFLQMDIKGKESLLNYVRKLASLRRMAG; this is encoded by the coding sequence ATGGATAAGAGAAAACAGATTCGCGTTGTTCCCTTTCCAAAACAACCCGTTCAGTTGCAATTGATGGGAAACGGCTTCTTGGAGATCCTTCTCGCGCAAGACGTGAGCGAAGGGGGAATGGCGGTCAAAGTCCCTCACAAATTCGACGGTTATGATATTCATTCTTCCGTAGAGATGGTGGTCTCTCTTCCCGGATACAAACCCTTTAAGGCAAAAGGCAAGATCAAACACCTCAGTGCTTCTCGCGAAGCCGAAGGCTTTTTCGGACTTCAATTCCTGCAAATGGACATAAAAGGGAAGGAATCTCTCTTGAATTACGTGCGAAAGCTGGCTTCCCTCCGCAGAATGGCAGGATAA